The Toxorhynchites rutilus septentrionalis strain SRP chromosome 3, ASM2978413v1, whole genome shotgun sequence genome includes a region encoding these proteins:
- the LOC129777272 gene encoding uncharacterized protein LOC129777272, translating to MKLFVVGVILTTVSFQAINALNCMQGIEIRKGENNEMQKSDKPLEITECGVTSAVASTALLFTVKPSSMSIPSGDYKCYHLKYEEKNSDTSTIIKGCIYNSLNVCDGKFSSSNTKESFCSQCDMDGCNTGGRFAFDFKLLGLTLSALMAYLLK from the exons ATGAAACTCTTTGTAGTAGGAGTTATCCTAACCACAGTTAGCTTCCAAG CAATCAATGCCCTGAACTGCATGCAAGGCATCGAGATCAGAAAAGGTGAAAACAATGAGATGCAAAAAAGCGATAAACCACTGGAAATCACGGAGTGTGGTGTTACCAGTGCTGTGGCATCAACGGCGTTGCTGTTCACTGTCAAGCCGAGCTCTATGAGCATTCCCTCCGGAGACTACAAATGCTACCACCTGAAGTACGAGGAAAAAAACAGTGACACCTCGACAATCATCAAGGGTTGTATCTACAATTCCCTGAACGTCTGTGATGGCAAGTTCTCGTCGAGCAACACCAAAGAATCCTTCTGCAGCCAGTGTGATATGGATGGTTGCAACACGGGCGGACGATTCGCCTTCGATTTTAAACTTCTAGGTCTAACCCTGTCCGCACTGATGGCGTATTTGCTGAAGTAA